Proteins encoded within one genomic window of Desulfatiglans sp.:
- a CDS encoding YfiR family protein, which produces MIRKMQNAFLNIKLNRARLLLFFSIILLLLCPCFTLAAQPAVESEYRLKAAFLYNFAKYVTWPDTEKNGEKFIIGILGENPFGAELDIIQGKMINDASIEIRQYESIEEARDCSILFIGPSERENISDITNELKRHRILTVSDTKGYAHMGVMINLYEDDNRLRFEINNRAAESAGLKISSHLLRLGKIIEPESKDLHNEKIQ; this is translated from the coding sequence ATGATTAGGAAAATGCAAAATGCCTTTTTAAATATAAAACTGAATAGAGCAAGACTCCTGCTTTTCTTTAGCATTATTCTGCTCCTGCTCTGTCCTTGTTTTACCTTGGCCGCACAACCTGCTGTAGAAAGCGAATACAGGCTCAAGGCGGCATTTCTATACAACTTTGCAAAGTATGTAACATGGCCGGATACAGAAAAAAATGGAGAGAAATTTATAATAGGCATCCTTGGTGAAAACCCCTTCGGGGCAGAGCTTGATATCATTCAGGGTAAGATGATCAATGATGCAAGTATAGAGATCAGGCAGTATGAATCAATTGAAGAGGCAAGGGATTGCAGTATCCTTTTTATAGGCCCTTCAGAAAGAGAAAATATTTCTGATATCACTAATGAACTGAAAAGGCACAGGATACTCACAGTCAGTGACACAAAAGGATATGCCCATATGGGTGTGATGATAAATCTATACGAGGATGATAACAGGCTGAGGTTCGAGATAAATAACAGGGCTGCAGAATCGGCCGGCCTCAAAATCAGTTCACACCTGTTGAGGCTTGGAAAGATCATTGAACCGGAAAGCAAGGATTTACATAATGAAAAGATTCAGTGA